One Nicotiana tomentosiformis chromosome 4, ASM39032v3, whole genome shotgun sequence genomic window carries:
- the LOC104097556 gene encoding plasmodesmata-located protein 6 isoform X2 — MKLYIKEFSLHVLLVYMIIIFLFFTYQSNASIQSFVYGGCSQQKYNPGTVYESNVNSLLTSLVNSASYANFNNFKISQPGSSQNDIVYGLFQCRGDLGNSDCRKCVATAVSRVGTLCTTTCGGALQLDGCFVKYDNVSFLGVEDKGVVMHKCGPSIMDDNEMLTRNDAVLTYLGAVPQDQYFRVGGSGKIQAVAQCTQDLSVSECEDCLTEAIRQLKSECGSSPWGDMFLTKCYARFSERGFTSKSGDEDVEKTLAITIGLIAGVAVLIVFLSVLNKFCEKKGGK; from the exons ATGAAGCTGTATATCAAAGAATTTTCTCTTCATGTTCTTCTTGTTTATATGATAATTATATTCTTGTTTTTCACGTACCAATCAAATGCTTCTATACAATCCTTCGTTTATGGTGGATGTTCACAACAGAAATACAATCCTGGTACAGTTTACGAGTCAAACGTTAACTCGCTTCTAACTTCACTAGTGAACTCGGCATCTTACGCAAATTTCAACAACTTCAAGATTTCTCAACCGGGTTCGAGTCAAAACGACATCGTTTATGGACTTTTTCAGTGCCGAGGCGACTTGGGAAACTCCGACTGCCGGAAATGCGTGGCTACGGCAGTGAGCCGAGTCGGGACGCTCTGCACCACCACGTGCGGCGGCGCGTTGCAGTTAGATGGGTGTTTCGTGAAATACGATAATGTTTCTTTTCTTGGTGTGGAAGACAAAGGTGTTGTCATGCACAAATGTGGACCGTCGATTATGGATGATAATGAAATGTTGACTAGAAACGATGCCGTTTTGACTTATTTAGGAGCTGTGCCACAAGATCAATATTTTAGAGTTGGCGGGTCTGGGAAAATTCAGGCTGTGGCTCAGTGTACGCAAGATTTGAGTGTGAGTGAGTGTGAAGATTGCTTAACGGAGGCGATCAGACAGCTGAAAAGTGAGTGTGGGTCCTCACCTTGGGGAGATATGTTTTTGACCAAATGTTACGCGCGATTCTCGGAGCGTGGATTCACCTCTAAAAGCG GAGATGAAGATGTTGAAAAGACACTTGCAATTACAATTGGGCTTATAGCTGGTGTTGCTGTCCTCATCGTTTTCCTTTCGGTTCTAAATAAGTTTTGTGAAAAGAAAG GTGGTAAATAA
- the LOC104097556 gene encoding plasmodesmata-located protein 6 isoform X1 gives MKLYIKEFSLHVLLVYMIIIFLFFTYQSNASIQSFVYGGCSQQKYNPGTVYESNVNSLLTSLVNSASYANFNNFKISQPGSSQNDIVYGLFQCRGDLGNSDCRKCVATAVSRVGTLCTTTCGGALQLDGCFVKYDNVSFLGVEDKGVVMHKCGPSIMDDNEMLTRNDAVLTYLGAVPQDQYFRVGGSGKIQAVAQCTQDLSVSECEDCLTEAIRQLKSECGSSPWGDMFLTKCYARFSERGFTSKSALYTISGDEDVEKTLAITIGLIAGVAVLIVFLSVLNKFCEKKGGK, from the exons ATGAAGCTGTATATCAAAGAATTTTCTCTTCATGTTCTTCTTGTTTATATGATAATTATATTCTTGTTTTTCACGTACCAATCAAATGCTTCTATACAATCCTTCGTTTATGGTGGATGTTCACAACAGAAATACAATCCTGGTACAGTTTACGAGTCAAACGTTAACTCGCTTCTAACTTCACTAGTGAACTCGGCATCTTACGCAAATTTCAACAACTTCAAGATTTCTCAACCGGGTTCGAGTCAAAACGACATCGTTTATGGACTTTTTCAGTGCCGAGGCGACTTGGGAAACTCCGACTGCCGGAAATGCGTGGCTACGGCAGTGAGCCGAGTCGGGACGCTCTGCACCACCACGTGCGGCGGCGCGTTGCAGTTAGATGGGTGTTTCGTGAAATACGATAATGTTTCTTTTCTTGGTGTGGAAGACAAAGGTGTTGTCATGCACAAATGTGGACCGTCGATTATGGATGATAATGAAATGTTGACTAGAAACGATGCCGTTTTGACTTATTTAGGAGCTGTGCCACAAGATCAATATTTTAGAGTTGGCGGGTCTGGGAAAATTCAGGCTGTGGCTCAGTGTACGCAAGATTTGAGTGTGAGTGAGTGTGAAGATTGCTTAACGGAGGCGATCAGACAGCTGAAAAGTGAGTGTGGGTCCTCACCTTGGGGAGATATGTTTTTGACCAAATGTTACGCGCGATTCTCGGAGCGTGGATTCACCTCTAAAAGCG CCCTATATACAATTTCAGGAGATGAAGATGTTGAAAAGACACTTGCAATTACAATTGGGCTTATAGCTGGTGTTGCTGTCCTCATCGTTTTCCTTTCGGTTCTAAATAAGTTTTGTGAAAAGAAAG GTGGTAAATAA
- the LOC104097557 gene encoding uncharacterized protein, producing the protein MALEWVVLGYAAAAEVVMVILLTLPGTYPLRKGLISVTRNLLKPFLSVVPFCVFLLLDIYWKYETRPSCKSAESCTPTELMRHQKSVVKSQRNALLIAAALMFYWLLYSVTRLVTRVEMLNQRVEKLQNQE; encoded by the coding sequence ATGGCATTAGAATGGGTAGTTCTAGGCTACGCTGCGGCAGCAGAGGTGGTGATGGTAATCCTTTTAACACTTCCAGGTACATACCCTTTACGTAAAGGTCTAATATCCGTTACACGAAACCTTCTCAAGCCTTTTCTTTCAGTGGTTCCGTTCTGTGTCTTCTTGTTATTGGACATTTACTGGAAATACGAGACTCGCCCGAGTTGTAAATCGGCCGAGTCGTGTACCCCGACGGAGCTGATGCGACACCAGAAATCCGTCGTGAAAAGCCAGCGTAATGCGCTGTTGATTGCCGCTGCGCTGATGTTTTATTGGTTGCTTTACTCTGTGACGCGGTTGGTTACCCGAGTTGAAATGTTGAATCAGCGAGTTGAGAAGTTGCAGAATCAGGAATAA